The Grus americana isolate bGruAme1 chromosome 29, bGruAme1.mat, whole genome shotgun sequence genome contains the following window.
CGGTCCCCGGAGCCGAGCCCCGCGGGCGACGAGCGCGCCGTCCCCGCGCGGTACCGACAcgcgtggggacacgggggagaGTCTTTGGTGCCGGTGGCACCGTTTATTTGGGTTACAAATACCAGACGCAGCCCGGgcaccccgggacccccaaGGCTGTGCTcgccccgggcgggggggggcaccgtGCTGACATGGTGGCCGGAGGGGCCCAGGGGTTCCCCGGCCCAGGGACCCACCGCGGGAGACCCTGCACCGGCCTCAGCACCCGTCCTGGGCCAGCCCCGAGCTCGGCTTCCACTCGGCAcctctgtcctggctgtgctgacCTGGGCCAGCACCCTGCCCGGGGAGCGCAtccaccccagcaccctgcccagagGAGCTCACCTGCCCCACGCTTGTCCAGCTGTGCTCACCTGCCCCAGTTATCCAGCTGTGCTCACCTGCCCCACACTTGTCCAGCTGTGCTCACCTGCCCCAGTTATCCAGCTGTGCTCACCTGCCCCCCCTCCAGCTGTGCTCACCTGCCCACTTGTCCAGCTGTGCTCATCTGCCACACACTTATCCAGCTGTGCTCACCTGCCCCATGCTTGTCCAGCTGTGCTCACCTGCCCCACAGTTATCCAGCTGTGCTCACCTGCCCCAGTTATCCAGCTGTGCTCACCTGCCCCACACTTATCCAGCTGTGCTCACCTGCCCCACACTTGTCCAGCTGTGCTCACCTGCCCCCCTCCAGCTGTGCTCACCTGCCCCACACTTGTCCAGCTGTGCTCACCTGCCCCACACTCCAGCTGTGCTCACTGGCCCCACCCTCCCAGCTGTCCCAGCTCACTCCAGTCTCCCCCATGCCTGCCATGACCcccagggctacagcccccccccgcggctctgtcccacctccctcccctcctgcagcccccggTCTCCCCCGGACCTGCCTGGCTCCTGCACACCCTGCCCTGGCCACCGTCCCCAGGCCTGGCCCCAGCTGCCTAGAgtgcggggggtgggggggggtgtcctgcatcaggttttactttttttacaaaaataagataaattaaaataaatttaaccattaaaattaaaaaaaaaaaggagaaagagattaAATAGTGCCCTGCGTCAGCGAGAGACCCATGGCCGGGTGCTGGCAGGGTGGTGAGCTGAGGGGGGGGCACTGGAatcccccagggctggggtAGAGGGTCCCAGCAAGGGTTCCCTGGGCCAGGACGGCCCCGCTGCAGTGCAGCCCTGCAAGAGAGACACTGGGGGATGGTGGTGACGTCCCCTGACTCTTGCCCCCCTTGCACTtgctttgggggggggctccccggcacccccgctccagccccagcccctcagcACGGCCGGTTCAGCAGGACCTCCAGCCAGCACGGGCAGGAGGTGATGAATTGCCGGGAGTAGCAGGGCCCCCAGCCCTTGGCAAAGCTGATGCGGACGCTGTGGGGGTCGCAGGGGCCCTCCCCGGGGAGCCGCcggccccccgcgccccccgcccaCTCGTAGTCGAACACCTTCGCCGAGTAGCCGGGCAGCACCTTGAGGACGGTGAGCCCACAAGCGCCGGGGGGCCCCAGGGTGGGCGAGCTGACGAAGATGGGGTGCTCGCTGCGGTTGTAAGCCCACACGCCGCCCGGCTCCCggctcagcagcagcccccgGCCAATCTTGCCACGAACGCGCCGGACAGCGCGGCTGCGGTGGGCGGCCGGCAGTTGACCCAGGCAGAACCCGTTGCCCCGCGGCAGCTCGCAGAAGACGTTCACCGACGTCTCATGCACAGCGAAGAGCCGGCCCACGCGCGTCCGGTACTCCCAGTAAGCCAGTTTGCACCAGTAGCCATCCTTAACGGTGCTTTGCGAGAGGCTGGTGTCTGGTGGGGTAGAGCAGAGCCGTCACCGCCGAGCAGAGCCACCCACTGCCGCGCAGGAACGGCCAAGCCACGCGGCCGGGGGGCCAAGGGGAGAGGGTGGGCACGGGGAGGGGTCCGTGCCCCCCCAGTTCAtgcaggggctggcagagcgGGCAGACGGACGGACGTGGTGCCCCGCAGATGTCCCAGCACAGGCTCCGTCACGGGGCGTGAGTCACCGGAGCTGCTGCGCACCGGCACATAGAGCCgggctgtccccagccaccATCCCTGGGGACGGCGGTgacgggggggtccccaggcaAGGGGAAGGTGGAGCCCCGGCAGCAAGCGGCCTGGtggccagcagccaggctggagcCGCAGCTGTGTGCGTCAAGGCACATTGTGTGTGTCCCCGTGGGCAGCGCTTCCTCCGACGGGGAGCCCGGCGCCGCCAAAAATAACAGGAGCTgcagcgggggggtgggggggggggccggacCCAGGCTGGTCCCCCAGCAGGAACCCCTCGCCCTGCGCCGGAGCCTTTCCTGCTGCCAGGGGTGGCTGCAGGCTCCGCTCCCCCATTTTCAGGCTCCCTCAGCACTGTACCCCAACCagcagcggggtgggggggcagagctgcctgggggagcggggctgcgggcagcgggGCCAGTCCtgcctgacacccccccccttgCCCGGTGGGACCCTCTTACCGCGCCGGTCCCCGCCGTTGTAGCTGAAGTCCAGGAACGGGGtgccggggtgctggggctcaTCCAGCCAGGAGGGACCGCAGGATGCCTTCGAGTAGGGGGGCGGCGGTGTCTCTGCAGGGGGCAGAGAAGGGGGTGAGGGGCTAGGTTGCAcagcccagccccccccagagccccccggAGCTTTGAGCAGGCCCCGGGGAGCAGAGTGGGGCGGGTGGGTGGCGAGGAGGGGCTGCGGTGGAGCGCCCAGCACTCACCGGGCGCAGCCAGGCGGCTGAAGTGGTGGGGGTTGCAGCAGAGCGCGGCCgcgtccccgcagcccccccggcccccggcgcAGTAGCAGAGGTGCTTGAGCTCATGGGGCTGGCGGAGGTCGGGCCAGCGGTAGAGACGGCAGAGCAGGACCTGGGGGGGCAGCACCTGCTTGGCCCCCCGTGGGTCCCCCCGCGGCACCCAGACGCAGCCGGACTCCNNNNNNNNNNNNNNNNNNNNNNNNNNNNNNNNNNNNNNNNNNNNNNNNNNNNNNNNNNNNNNNNNNNNNNNNNNNNNNNNNNNNNNNNNNNNNNNNNNNNGAGGCTATTTCCAACTCCGTCCTGGCTTCCATTTTCCTGTCCCTGTGGCAGTGTGCCAGCGTTTTGGAAGTGCGGCAGGCAGCCGCCAACGCTGAGTAgtgcccagcagcaggtctgAGCAGGGAGAACCGTTCCCTTGGGCCAGATTTACCCGTTTTTACCTCTGCCAGTTCTGCAGAGCGCCGGGTGACCGGGAAAGCTGCGGCCCGTGGTGGCTCAGAGGGGTTGGGCGCCATGGGGCTGCCCAAAATCCCTGCGTCAGCTCATGGGATGTGGAAGTGGGGAGAGCTtttgccccccccgccccagccccaggcaggctggTGTGGATGAGGCTGCGGAGAGCGGCGTGGGTGCGGTCGGGCTGGCCCAAGGTCCCACTGGCACACCAGTGCGTTGAggacggggcagggggggagacTTGCCCCTGACACCCCCTGCCCGCAGGTGGGGGCTCTGCCTGGCTCCCCACGGTAGAAGGGGCCGAGGTTTgtgcacgcgcacacacacacatattccCCCCCGCAGCGTGCTCTCGCCGCCCGCTCCCTTAGCTCCGCCTGTGACCTTGatttttctgctccagctggGCGCTGGGTCCCCACCCCTTGCGGGGAGCCCCTCCTGTGCTGCGCCCcagcccctgtgcagcccccGCCACGGGCAGAGCCTGCCCCGCCGCCCGTGAGTCAGCACGGCCCTTCCGATTAGCGGCAGCCCCTTCTCTCCCGGGAGGAGCCGCCGCTCAGCACCGGCCGGGATgcgggaagcagcagcagccgcgaTTAGCAGTTGCtggctccctgctgcagccggGGGCCTGCGCTGAGCCCTGCCTCGTCCAGCGGACAGCCCACCTGTATCCTGCTCCTGggcatcctcctcttcctcccgcCAGCCCTCTGGGCGAGATCTGTGCCTGGAGCCGTGCTCTTGAAGGACTGGAAGTCCCTGCATCCTAGGCAGCTGTGAGCACCAGCGGCATCTCAGCATCGTGGCCCTCCCTGGCTTCGGGTACCGCTCCCCCCCGGCAGAGCCCGGGGAGCCAACGGCGGCTGCCTGCCGCCGGCACGTGGGTTGCGTAGCGCTGGCCGCCACAGAAGGACCTTATTCGCTCCTGGACGGTGCTtggagcggggctgggctgggcttggATGCGCTCTGTGGCTGCCTTGTCTCAGGGCTTTAAATATTCATGCTTTTGATTTCCTCTTAGCGGCTGGTGGCGGTGGGGCTGCGCGGGGGCTGGAGCGAGCCGGCTGGGGCGGAGGGCAGCCGCGCCGGACCTGgcagtggggcagagggggccAGATCTGGCTCTGGCTGAAGACAATGGGATTTATTGCCAGCCCAGCGTGGGGCCGCAGGGCTTGAGGACCTCCAGGCCAGGGGCTGACTGCACCAAGCCCCCCCTTCCCGAGCCGGCGGCTCCCTGGGGCGTCACCGAGGCCCCATTTCCTCCCCGGCACGGCAGGAGCGCAGGGTCGCTCTCCATCTGGCCGGATCCGCGCATCCTTGCTGACGCCGATTGTGATCGATTGACTGCGACGGCGCGGAGCTGGGCAGCCCCTGGACCCGCTGCCTGGCGTCCTGGGGGCCGGCTCGCCATGCCGGGCTGGCGTGGACCCGGCAGGGAGCTCAGCCAAGGCTTCTGCTTGGGGGTGGCTTCTCGGCGGCTGCGGGCGCTCGGACTCTCCATGGGGTCCCCGTGAGACCCGGCCGGCTGCCTTCGCCCTGCTGCCGCACGGGCCAGGCTGGCCCCGGCCCTTCTCGCCTCTCTCCGGCATGGATctgctgcagaagagcaaaTACAGCCACCTGCGGAACGAGTCCGTCTCTTCTCTGGAGGAGGCGGTGGGGGGCCTGGGGGTCCCGGCCTCCCCGGTGGACTCCCTCGCAGGCACGCGGTCTCTGCCTGgctccctgtcctcctcctccctcagccctgcagcacctctTGGGGAGCTCTCGCCCGAGTCGGAGGACAGCCCCACCAccctctgctccttcttccccaaAATGGCCAACCTGAAGCTCTCGAACCCCGCCAACCTGCTCAGCCTGCGGGGCTCCTTGGTCGGCGGCAGCCCAGGGGAGCCCGGCACCGCCGGGACGCCGGCACCGCCGGGGGCTGCCGGCTCCGACTCAGCGGGACCTCTTGCTGTGTGTTCCCAGGATATGAACAAGCTGAGCTGTGGGAAGAAGACGCGGGTGGAAGGCGGCCAGCTGGGGGGTGACGAATGGACCCGCCACGGCAGCTTTGTCAATAAGC
Protein-coding sequences here:
- the LOC129197492 gene encoding mothers against decapentaplegic homolog 6-like; the encoded protein is MAPNPSEPPRAAAFPVTRRSAELAESGCVWVPRGDPRGAKQVLPPQVLLCRLYRWPDLRQPHELKHLCYCAGGRGGCGDAAALCCNPHHFSRLAAPETPPPPYSKASCGPSWLDEPQHPGTPFLDFSYNGGDRRDTSLSQSTVKDGYWCKLAYWEYRTRVGRLFAVHETSVNVFCELPRGNGFCLGQLPAAHRSRAVRRVRGKIGRGLLLSREPGGVWAYNRSEHPIFVSSPTLGPPGACGLTVLKVLPGYSAKVFDYEWAGGAGGRRLPGEGPCDPHSVRISFAKGWGPCYSRQFITSCPCWLEVLLNRPC